The Trichoderma atroviride chromosome 5, complete sequence genome contains a region encoding:
- a CDS encoding uncharacterized protein (EggNog:ENOG41~TransMembrane:2 (i257-281o301-325i)), with protein sequence MNEVPFPSHRQLCSELFIVEGTQRVLTKGSDNVDPSAAISQEAADSASLLGHPWVRLRDPYNGISQFLKDELITDSLDKLAPHLWLVATQNSTHISSLTHQLVRGRQIVVTEDPGLHLTWIYERVFIKPLPEYLLSHAFWDYFLVNSSSPIPSPDRKAIFRAACGFLRSYAFLIQHKSDYLLAIQDDKLDLIPKSIPFSDLVEFLRCFKSIPDTEVSPRYLYRDLRLTRLNFWVKIFQGKRTYFKQYGQYGAYFAQFYGPLLFVFGIITLALSSMQVVLAAESVTGFGDGWMSFVWMSQGFSIFTLCLTLLLSLFLIASPVLFIFREVIYAAKHHHHGELVSECSSGAARGKTNTEGVV encoded by the coding sequence ATGAACGAAGTGCCTTTTCCATCCCATCGACAGCTTTGTTCTGAGCTTTTCATTGTTGAAGGCACGCAACGCGTACTGACCAAAGGCTCGGACAACGTCGATCCCTCTGCCGCGATCTCTCAAGAGGCTGCAGACAGCGCCTCGTTACTAGGCCACCCTTGGGTTAGGCTTCGAGATCCTTATAATGGAATTAGCCAATTCCTGAAAGACGAATTGATAACGGATAGCTTGGACAAGCTAGCTCCGCATCTGTGGCTGGTTGCCACGCAGAACAGCACTCATATTTCGTCGCTGACCCATCAACTGGTCCGAGGCCGACAGATAGTTGTCACAGAGGATCCAGGCCTCCATTTGACATGGATATACGAAAGGGTTTTTATAAAGCCGCTTCCCGAGTATCTGCTTTCCCACGCGTTTTGGGATTACTTCCTCGTCAACTCCAGTTCACCCATTCCCTCTCCGGACAGGAAAGCAATCTTCAGAGCGGCATGTGGCTTCTTGAGATCCTACGCGTTTCTCATACAGCACAAATCGGACTATCTGCTTGCAATACAGGATGACAAACTGGACCTAATTCCGAAGTCCATCCCATTTTCCGACTTGGTTGAGTTTCTGAGATGTTTCAAGTCCATTCCAGATACTGAAGTTTCTCCCCGATATCTATATAGAGATCTCCGACTTACGCGCCTCAACTTCTGGGTCAAGATATTCCAAGGGAAAAGAACATATTTCAAGCAATATGGGCAGTATGGTGCCTACTTTGCTCAATTTTATGGCCCTCTTCTATTTGTCTTTGGAATAATTACTCTTGCATTGAGCTCGATGCAAGTTGTTTTAGCTGCGGAATCAGTCACCGGATttggcgatggatggatgagtTTTGTGTGGATGTCGCAAGGCTTTTCAATATTTACTCTATGCCTGACCCTTTTGTTGTCATTATTTCTGATAGCAAGCCCCGTTTTGTTCATTTTCCGAGAGGTCATTTATGCTGCgaaacaccaccaccatggtGAGCTAGTGAGCGAATGTAGTTCAGGAGCGGCTAGAGGCAAGACAAATACTGAAGGCGTCGTGTAG
- a CDS encoding uncharacterized protein (EggNog:ENOG41) gives MDPDVINEQQGFALHMACARKHEGRHANLASFRLDCAHINGSSKKSKELLQKFPDMNVNAQAGVFGTALRAAAYCDQILSVRLWLDRGAKVNTQMNFGSALNRAIVSGHETIVKNLFDAGAARLSFAIAT, from the coding sequence ATGGATCCAGACGTGATAAACGAGCAGCAAGGCTTTGCGCTTCATATGGCATGTGCGAGAAAGCATGAAGGCAGACATGCGAATCTCGCTAGTTTCCGCTTGGACTGTGCACATATCAACGGCTCATCCAAGAAATCAAAGGAGCTCCTTCAGAAGTTTCCTGATATGAATGTAAATGCACAAGCCGGTGTATTCGGCACAGCTCTTCGGGCTGCCGCCTATTGCGACCAGATACTGTCAGTAAGGCTATGGTTGGATAGAGGAGCCAAAGTCAACACGCAGATGAATTTCGGCAGTGCTTTGAATAGGGCTATTGTCAGCGGCCATGAGACAATTGTCAAGAATCTTTTTGATGCTGGTGCGGCCCGATTGTCATTTGCGATAGCAACTTGA
- a CDS encoding uncharacterized protein (EggNog:ENOG41~MEROPS:MER0033274~CAZy:CE10) has protein sequence MAEIKTTTHVYKTVNGLELTIDVSTPATAQANNIALIHFHGGFLLFGDKTSFPPYWLINVCKKRGWTYATASYRLLPEAKGHDILEDSLDAVRWVYNNISRRIIIAGSSAGGHVAFTTAASPLCPKPLALLCVYGMIDFLNGRYVHPGRLLRGGIPNEDEILKEIDAAIQGAKVIDGYPIPPDLEASQRFKWSSVMHQAARYIDVLTHSPGLTEKIAKEGVQVIPEEHRPLFPATFGLNANFPPTILMHGDADDLVDFELSSSVATKLQNAGVNVHFERVAGQGHGFDCTENIDLDAEKNVEDRDGTREILKRIVELLERYTRDN, from the exons ATGGCAGAGATAAAAACCACTACACACGTTTACAAAACTGTGAACGGGCTAGAGCTCACTATTGATGTTTCCACTCCTGCTACAGCTCAAGCCAACAATATTGCCCTTATTCATTTTCATGGAGGATTCTTG CTATTTGGAGACAAGACTTCGTTTCCGCCTTACTGGTTAATTAACGTAtgcaaaaagagaggctggaCATATGCAACTGCTTCATACCGGCTACTTCCAGAAGCTAAAGGCCACGATATTCTCGAAGATTCCTTGGATGCTGTTCGCTGGGTCTATAACAACATCTCGCGTCGAATCATCATAGCCGGCTCCAGCGCCGGAGGCCATGTGGCATTCACAACAGCAGCCAGTCCTCTGTGTCCAAAGCCTCTCGCACTGCTATGCGTTTACGGCATGATTGACTTTTTGAACGGTCGATATGTTCATCCTGGGCGGCTTCTAAGGGGAGGTATTCCCAACGAAGACGAAATCTTGAAAGAGATTGATGCAGCTATACAAGGTGCTAAAGTAATTGACGGGTATCCCATCCCACCTGACTTGGAGGCAAGTCAACGATTCAAATGGTCTTCTGTGATGCATCAGGCGGCGCGATATATCGACGTCCTTACCCATTCTCCTGGGTTGACGGAAAAGATTGCAAAGGAGGGTGTTCAAGTAATACCCGAGGAGCATCGGCCACTGTTTCCAGCAACATTTGGCTTAAATGCAAACTTTCCCCCGACTATTCTCATGCACGGAGATGCAGATGATTTAGTCGACTTTGAGTTGAGTTCTTCCGTTGCTACAAAGCTCCAAAATGCGGGGGTCAATGTTCATTTTGAACGCGTCGCcggccaaggccatggctttGACTGCACAGAGAATATCGACTTGGATGCTGAGAAGAATGTGGAAGATCGAGATGGAACGCGAGAAATTCTTAAACGGATTGTTGAGCTACTTGAACGTTACACCAGGGATAACTGA
- a CDS encoding uncharacterized protein (EggNog:ENOG41~MEROPS:MER0033188), which translates to MSSLSPAIASAVHHQNAPSAHTVNGTYTGLTLSTFNQEAFYGIPFAIPPLGDLRLRYPVPYNQSWTGTRNATVRSDSCPGFDKPFAQGFADGLTMSEDCLTLDIVRPANVQPGDNLPVFFWIYGGGFKAGGSADPRYNTSFMVRNSMQMKKPIIAVVPNYRTSAFGLLASKEVAAAGVGNIALFDQRLAMKWVSENIRAFGGDPSKVTIAGESAGGSSAGYQLVAFEGKNDGLFRSAILESSSLLGASMNTVETLNVTYQGWYDNITTTVGCNTATDSLACLRTVPYQKLFSAVNGFQFKPYIDGKFISQPPSVSIAKGQIADIALIMGSNTDEGTAEFFTPRGTLNNDSDISSLVAHLGGGLNSSVVANILRLYPDDPIQGCPFGTGPERFADQGFQYKRGAAISGDVNIHAGRRAFAINHSQRSKHPIYTYRFNQVPWNMQEVDVTTTAPVFVTHFTEIVHVFDNPDKNVNWIGPYPIISELATFVSRSWVSFIHDQNPNNHGLEGKPAWPKYNASNPQNIVFRAGASWVEKDDWRREQLAYWSTLWTEIMT; encoded by the exons ATGAGCAGCTTGTCACCTGCCATCGCTTCTGCTGTCCATCACCAAAATGCGCCCTCGGCTCACACCGTCAATGGGACTTACACCGGCCTCACTCTCAGCACTTTCAACCAAGAGGCCTTTTACGGCATCCCTTTTGCAATACCTCCACTTGGAGACCTGAGACTCCGTTATCCCGTGCCGTACAACCAGTCATGGACAGGCACTCGTAATGCCACCGTACGCTCAGACTCGTGCCCCGGCTTTGACAAGCCCTTTGCCCAGGGCTTTGCCGACGGCTTAACCATGAGCGAAGATTGCTTGACGCTTGACATTGTGAGACCTGCCAATGTTCAACCTGGAGACAACCTCCctgtcttcttctggattTACGGCGGTGGCTTCAAAGCCGGTGGATCAGCCGACCCGCGTTACAACACGTCGTTCATGGTGCGCAACTCGATGCAAATGAAGAAGCCAATCATCGCTGTAGTGCCCAACTACCGCACATCTGCGTTTGGCTTGTTGGCTTCAAAGGAGGTTGCGGCAGCCGGCGTAGGCAACATTGCCCTCTTTGACCAGCGGCTAGCGATGAAATGGGTGTCTGAGAATATCCGCGCGTTTGGCGGCGATCCCAGCAAGGTCACAATTGCGGGTGAGAGCGCGGGAGGCTCTTCGGCGGGATACCAGTTGGTGGCATTTGAAGGGAAGAATGACGGCCTATTCAGGAGTGCTATATTGGAGAGCTCGAGCTTGCTTGGTGCTTCGA TGAATACTGTTGAGACGCTGAACGTAACTTACCAAGGCTGGTATGATAACATCACGACAACGGTTGGCTGCAACACCGCCACAGATTCTTTGGCCTGTCTCCGCACCGTTCCATACCAGAAGCTCTTCAGCGCCGTAAATGGCTTCCAGTTCAAGCCCTATATCGACGGCAAATTTATCTCTCAGCCTCCCTCCGTTTCAATCGCAAAGGGCCAGATTGCTGATATCGCTCTCATCATGGGGTCTAACACAGACGAGGGCACTGCCGAGTTCTTTACGCCTCGAGGAACTCTAAACAACGACAGTGACATTTCATCTCTCGTCGCCCATCTTGGCGGTGGTCTCAACAGCTCAGTCGTCGCCAACATCCTCCGTCTCTACCCTGATGATCCTATCCAAGGCTGCCCCTTTGGCACCGGACCCGAGAGATTTGCAGACCAGGGCTTCCAGTACAAGCGAGGCGCTGCCATTAGTGGCGATGTAAATATCCACGCTGGTCGCCGAGCCTTTGCCATCAACCACAGTCAGCGCAGTAAGCATCCGATTTACACGTACCGCTTCAACCAAGTGCCGTGGAACATGCAAGAAGTCGACGTCACTACCACTGCGCCTGTGTTCGTTACGCATTTCACTGAGATTGTCCATGTTTTCGATAATCCGGATAAGAACGTCAACTGGATTGGGCCATATCCAATCATCTCGGAGCTAGCCACGTTCGTATCCCGGTCTTGGGTATCATTTATCCACGATCAGAATCCAAATAATCACGGTCTTGAGGGAAAGCCAGCCTGGCCTAAATATAATGCTTCGAACCCGCAGAATATTGTTTTCAGGGCTGGCGCTAGCTGGGTGGAGAAGGATGATTGGAGACGGGAACAGTTGGCATACTGGAGCACTCTCTGGACGGAAATAATGACATAG
- a CDS encoding uncharacterized protein (EggNog:ENOG41): protein MDGEFISQLPSQSIQKGEIADVSIIMGSNTDEGTAVFLGPRANPLNTDQDVFKYIQALGSGLNNKTVETVMNLYPDDPTWGCPFGTGPERFADQGFQYKRGAAIAGDYFIHSGRRFYANSHSIRSQKPIYTYRFDQAPWNMREPSIMIIPPVYVTHYSEIVYVFDNPNNNSNFIGPYPGYARLQSFVSRSWVSFIHDLDPNNHGLQDPNLPKWPKYNSNHPQNIVFREGGSFVEKDGYRKQKLAFWPTIWAELQT from the exons ATGGATGGCGAATTCATCTCACAGTTACCGTCACAGTCTATTCAGAAAGGAGAAATTGCCGACgtttccatcatcatgggcAGTAATACTGACGAAGGAACCGCAGTTTTCTTAGGACCCCGTGCGAACCCTTTGAACACCGATCAAGATGTGTTCAAATACATCCAGGCTCTTGGAAGCGGTCTCAATAATAAAACAGTAGAGACGGTTATGAATCTATATCCGGATGACCCTACTTGGGGTTGTCCTTTTGGAACTGGACCCGAACGATTCGCAGATCAGGGATTTCAGTACAAACGCggtgctgctattgctggaGACTACTTTATACATTCAGGACGAAGATTTTATGCAAATTCGCACAGCATTCGGAGCCAAAAGCCAATCTATACCTATAGATTTGATCAAGCACCTTGGAATATGAGGGAGCCCTCAATTATGATTATACCACCAGTCTATGTCACACATTACTCTGAG ATTGTGTATGTGTTTGACAATCCGAATAATAACAGTAATTTTATTGGGCCGTACCCAGGCTATGCAAGGCTACAGTCCTTTGTGTCGCGATCTTGGGTGTCATTCATCCATGACTTGGATCCCAATAACCATGGACTGCAAGACCCAAATCTTCCGAAATGGCCCAAGTATAATTCCAATCACCCTCAAAACATTGTATTTCGCGAAGGGGGAAGTTTTGTTGAAAAGGATGGTTACCGCAAACAGAAGCTGGCGTTTTGGCCCACTATCTGGGCGGAATTGCAGACGTGA
- a CDS encoding uncharacterized protein (EggNog:ENOG41~MEROPS:MER0030934~SECRETED:SignalP(1-28)), translating to MLFTAYYLFSTVTHAFAVLAASSPTAHTVNGTYSGLNIPSFNQEAFYGIPYAQAPVGGLRLRRSLPYNQSWSGVRNATVRSDSCPGYNGFPLALVGGSLVDGLTLGEDCLTIDIVRPANINPSDKLPVFTWFYGGGFIAGGSADPKYNLSYIVRNSMDMNKPIIGTIINYRTMCFGFLASKEVLNANVSNLGLFDQRRGLKWIQENIESFGGDPDKVIGLYNRLTCNNSIR from the exons ATGTTGTTCACGGCTTACTACCTCTTCAGCACCGTGACGCATGCTTTTGCAGTCCTCGCCGCGTCTTCACCTACGGCTCATACTGTTAATGGGACGTATTCGGGACTGAACATACCATCTTTCAACCAAGAAGCATTCTATGGCATTCCGTATGCACAAGCGCCTGTTGGAGGCCTTCGTCTCCGACGGTCTCTGCCATACAACCAATCTTGGTCCGGTGTAAGAAATGCAACAGTTCGATCTGACTCTTGCCCGGGGTATAACGGATTTCCGCTTGCTCTTGTTGGTGGAAGTCTTGTCGACGGGCTTACCCTCGGAGAAGACTGCTTGACCATTGATATTGTCCGTCCGGCCAACATTAATCCTTCTGACAAACTACCCGTCTTCACCTGGTTTTATGGTGGAG GTTTCATCGCCGGGGGGTCCGCTGATCCAAAATACAACTTGTCATACATTGTGCGAAACTCAATGGACATGAATAAGCCCATTATTGGTACCATTATCAACTATCGAACAATGTgctttggcttcttggcATCAAAAGAAGTTCTCAATGCCAACGTTAGCAATCTCGGACTCTTTGATCAGCGAAGGGGCCTCAAATGGATCCAAGAGAATATTGAAAGCTTTGGTGGTGATCCTGACAAGGTAATTGGTCTCTATAACCGGTTAACATGTAATAACTCAATTAGGTGA
- a CDS encoding uncharacterized protein (EggNog:ENOG41): protein MAASNLLVLTGGTGFLGFKVLTIALAAGYNVRLVVRSAAKANTVLNSPSIKALNLSQEKLSFVVVENMELPGAFDEAVKGATYVIHCASPIPSFGGAAPTPEQYDEFFVRAAVRSTVELLESSHKAGTVKRIVMTSSMVAITPFHYYLGQGDDRTFDAEFRIPVDKGPYGFEFQAYSASKAAALNESEAWVRQIKPGFDLISILPGWIFGADELATRVQDFETSSTNSVLLGLLRGSETDVPSNSNSVLVDDAARLHVLALDPKIPGNQAFVAAADGVNGMAWEDSIKVLKEHFPEAIAKGLVKTTGKQPTLTIPVDAKKTEETFGIKLAGFDEQVKSLVNQWIQVSTAA, encoded by the coding sequence ATGGCTGCCAGCAATCTTCTTGTCCTCACAGGAGGCACCGGTTTCCTGGGATTCAAGGTCTTGACCATTGCCCTTGCCGCCGGATACAATGTCCGACTGGTGGTCCGgtccgccgccaaggccaataCCGTTCTCAACTCGCCGTCTATCAAGGCCTTGAACCTCAGCCAAGAGAAACTCTCGTTTGTCGTTGTTGAGAATATGGAACTTCCTGGAGCCTTTGACGAGGCAGTCAAGGGAGCGACATATGTCATCCACTGTGCTTCTCCAATCCCCAGCTTTGGCGGCGCAGCCCCTACCCCCGAACAGTATGACGAATTTTTTGTTCGGGCTGCTGTCCGATCGACCGTTGAGCTCCTCGAAAGTAGTCACAAGGCCGGCACCGTTAAGCGTATCGTCATGACCAGCTCCATGGTTGCCATCACTCCGTTCCATTACTACCTCGGCCAAGGAGACGACAGAACTTTCGACGCCGAGTTCCGCATTCCTGTCGACAAAGGCCCTTATGGTTTCGAGTTTCAAGCCTACAGCGCCAGTaaggctgctgccttgaACGAATCCGAGGCTTGGGTTCGGCAGATCAAGCCAGGCTTCGACTTGATTAGCATCCTGCCTGGATGGATCTTTGGCGCCGATGAACTAGCCACCAGGGTCCAAGACTTTGAGACTAGCTCCACTAACTCGGTTCTTCTGGGTTTGCTCCGGGGTAGTGAGACAGATGTTCCGTCAAACAGCAACTCGGTTCTGGTTGATGACGCTGCCCGTCTTCACGTATTGGCTCTCGATCCCAAGATTCCCGGCAATCAGGCATTcgtggctgcagcagatggtGTCAATGGTATGGCGTGGGAAGACAGCATCAAAGTTCTCAAAGAGCACTTTCCGGAGGCAATCGCAAAGGGACTTGTCAAGACAACTGGGAAGCAGCCAACCCTTACTATTCCCGTTGATGCTAAGAAGACCGAGGAGACTTTTGGTATCAAGCTCGCTGGGTTTGATGAGCAGGTTAAGAGCTTGGTGAACCAGTGGATCCAGGTTTCAACGGCGGCCTAG
- a CDS encoding uncharacterized protein (EggNog:ENOG41~SECRETED:SignalP(1-21)), which produces MFQPIAVLLAATALLIPSAMAGEGVHLANCGPDVNSAFTSVVAYYADDSQSNTAPFSQNIAFATNPASLVTWEGHSYTASFATGNTFTTHIQGGSFSFGQYAGSGNNQQRQFACFRDNNRQLWRSTPAYACFSIYYCLDA; this is translated from the exons ATGTTCCAGCCCATCGCTGTTCTACTAGCGGCAACCGCCCTCCTTATTCCCAGCGCTATGGCTGGCGA GGGCGTGCATCTTGCCAACTGTGGCCCTGATGTTAACTCGGCGTTTACCAGCGTCGTCGCCTACTACGCAGATGACTCGCAGTCAAACACGGCACCGTTTTCTCAGAATATAGCCTTTGCTACCAACCCAGCAAGTCTGGTTACTTGGGAGGGCCACTCTTACACCGCAAGCTTCGCAACTGGAAACACTTTTACGACCCACATTCAAGGTGgaagcttcagcttcggccAGTACGCAGGGAGTGGCAACAACCAGCAGCGACAGTTTGCTTGCTTCAGGGACAATAACAGGCAGCTTTGGAGGTCAACTCCTGCTTATGCTTGCTTCAGCATTTACTATTGCCTTGATGCTTAG
- a CDS encoding uncharacterized protein (EggNog:ENOG41), producing MVFPSPGCQTCRKRRVKCDCTRPLCRKCLTGNRKCTWDSDEQTGLHFRSENAFAMGRRRRPPKTNSSPTINSNAGFTPVINNNTIQPALSLPLEMHALYYYADSVSMERHNLGDACYEYSSHVLHYWDLARPGSCLRLALTAYSHAVIGRNRGVRQALGLAQRVYAKAVEEIQKAMSTISSDTIYQVILAMMLMGSYENVMYFSRESTLPPDAVGSRFWKKICHEKGAGGLLIVRRERGFAMNAELEKAVRQKCLRVIILRGAASAAWFEDGRSWGEEGHELELDSLMIRVLILRNKSVSFLGDMDASDLGTIDEAKSIAMESYTLDYDLALWALRLSQDWEFHVSWRPSQPSSNGTDARVDIPSHSYPSVGHASTWNRYRALRLITNSIQKRALCALRSLSNDAFLVTDIQRCQDNIDKLAVDLCRGAEFSITRQNTARGSEASTLLNVIHPSVAALLAWPLTVAVSVDAVRLSEKTWLKGVLKAVARSLGHTQLESVSDEGEYDI from the exons ATGGTCTTCCCAAGTCCTGGTTGCCAAACCTGCCGAAAGCGTAGAGTCAAG TGCGACTGTACGAGACCTCTGTGCCGAAAATGTTTGACCGGCAATCGGAAATGCACCTGGGACTCGGACGAACAGACCGGCTTGCACTTTAGAAGTGAAAACGCGTTTGCCATGGGTCGTCGTCGACGTCCACCCAAGACAAACAGCAGCCCAACAATAAACTCAAACGCAGGTTTCACACCAGTTATAAACAACAACACAATTCAGCCAGCGCTGTCACTGCCACTGGAGATGCACGCACTCTACTATTATGCAGACAGCGTTTCTATGGAAAGACACAACTTAGGAGATGCTTGCTACGAATATAGTTCACACGTGCTGCATTACTGGGACTTGGCTAGGCCGGGCTCTTGTCTTCGTCTCGCGCTGACGGCTTATTCGCACGCCGTAATCGGGCGGAACCGGGGCGTGAGACAAgctcttggccttgcccAAAGAGTATATGCAAAGGCAGTGGAGGAGATCCAGAAGGCGATGAGCACAATATCGAGCGATACGATCTATCAGGTGATACTGGCCATGATGCTAATGGGCAGTTATGAGAATGTCATGTACTTTTCGAGAGAATCTACCCTACCTCctgatgctgttggctcCCGTTTCTGGAAGAAAATCTGTCATGAGAAAGGCGCGGGCGGCCTTCTTATTGTGCGTCGCGAGAGGGGCTTTGCAATGAATgcagagctggagaaggcggtTCGACAAAAATGT CTCCGTGTCATCATCCTTCGTGGAGCAGCTTCGGCAGCTTGGTTTGAAGATGGCCGGAGCTGgggcgaagaaggacatgAGTTGGAACTGGACTCGCTCATGATTCGTGTCTTGATTTTGAGGAACAAGTCGGTATCTTTCCTGGGAGATATGGATGCATCAGATCTAGGGACCATTGATGAAGCGAAGTCAATTGCTATGGAGTCATATACCCTCGATTACGATCTCGCTTTGTGGGCTCTCAGACTTTCACAAGACTGGGAGTTTCACGTTAGCTGGAGGCCTTCACAGCCAAGCTCGAATGGGACTGACGCTCGTGTGGATATCCCCTCGCATAGTTACCCTTCAGTCGGCCACGCGTCAACATGGAATCGATACCGTGCTCTTCGGTTAATCACAAATAGTATACAGAAACGAGCCCTCTGTGCGCTCCGATCACTTTCTAATGATGCCTTCCTCGTTACGGATATACAGAGGTGCCAGGATAACATTGACAAGCTCGCTGTGGACCTTTGCCGTGGCGCAGAGTTTTCGATCACTCGCCAAAACACTGCTAGAGGCTCTGAGGCTTCCACACTACTTAATGTGATTCATCCAAGTGTGGCTGCATTACTAGCATGGCCATTGACTGTGGCCGTGAGTGTTGATGCCGTCCGGCTTTCAGAGAAGACTTGGCTGAAGGGTGTCTTGAAAGCCGTTGCTCGCTCTCTGGGACACACACAGCTTGAATCCGTCAGTGATGAAGGGGAATACGATATTTGA
- a CDS encoding uncharacterized protein (EggNog:ENOG41), giving the protein MGRRRRPPKTNSSPTINSNAGFTPVINNNTIQPALSLPLEMHALYYYADSVSMERHNLGDACYEYSSHVLHYWDLARPGSCLRLALTAYSHAVIGRNRGVRQALGLAQRVYAKAVEEIQKAMSTISSDTIYQVILAMMLMGSYENVMYFSRESTLPPDAVGSRFWKKICHEKGAGGLLIVRRERGFAMNAELEKAVRQKCLRVIILRGAASAAWFEDGRSWGEEGHELELDSLMIRVLILRNKSVSFLGDMDASDLGTIDEAKSIAMESYTLDYDLALWALRLSQDWEFHVSWRPSQPSSNGTDARVDIPSHSYPSVGHASTWNRYRALRLITNSIQKRALCALRSLSNDAFLVTDIQRCQDNIDKLAVDLCRGAEFSITRQNTARGSEASTLLNVIHPSVAALLAWPLTVAVSVDAVRLSEKTWLKGVLKAVARSLGHTQLESVSDEGEYDI; this is encoded by the exons ATGGGTCGTCGTCGACGTCCACCCAAGACAAACAGCAGCCCAACAATAAACTCAAACGCAGGTTTCACACCAGTTATAAACAACAACACAATTCAGCCAGCGCTGTCACTGCCACTGGAGATGCACGCACTCTACTATTATGCAGACAGCGTTTCTATGGAAAGACACAACTTAGGAGATGCTTGCTACGAATATAGTTCACACGTGCTGCATTACTGGGACTTGGCTAGGCCGGGCTCTTGTCTTCGTCTCGCGCTGACGGCTTATTCGCACGCCGTAATCGGGCGGAACCGGGGCGTGAGACAAgctcttggccttgcccAAAGAGTATATGCAAAGGCAGTGGAGGAGATCCAGAAGGCGATGAGCACAATATCGAGCGATACGATCTATCAGGTGATACTGGCCATGATGCTAATGGGCAGTTATGAGAATGTCATGTACTTTTCGAGAGAATCTACCCTACCTCctgatgctgttggctcCCGTTTCTGGAAGAAAATCTGTCATGAGAAAGGCGCGGGCGGCCTTCTTATTGTGCGTCGCGAGAGGGGCTTTGCAATGAATgcagagctggagaaggcggtTCGACAAAAATGT CTCCGTGTCATCATCCTTCGTGGAGCAGCTTCGGCAGCTTGGTTTGAAGATGGCCGGAGCTGgggcgaagaaggacatgAGTTGGAACTGGACTCGCTCATGATTCGTGTCTTGATTTTGAGGAACAAGTCGGTATCTTTCCTGGGAGATATGGATGCATCAGATCTAGGGACCATTGATGAAGCGAAGTCAATTGCTATGGAGTCATATACCCTCGATTACGATCTCGCTTTGTGGGCTCTCAGACTTTCACAAGACTGGGAGTTTCACGTTAGCTGGAGGCCTTCACAGCCAAGCTCGAATGGGACTGACGCTCGTGTGGATATCCCCTCGCATAGTTACCCTTCAGTCGGCCACGCGTCAACATGGAATCGATACCGTGCTCTTCGGTTAATCACAAATAGTATACAGAAACGAGCCCTCTGTGCGCTCCGATCACTTTCTAATGATGCCTTCCTCGTTACGGATATACAGAGGTGCCAGGATAACATTGACAAGCTCGCTGTGGACCTTTGCCGTGGCGCAGAGTTTTCGATCACTCGCCAAAACACTGCTAGAGGCTCTGAGGCTTCCACACTACTTAATGTGATTCATCCAAGTGTGGCTGCATTACTAGCATGGCCATTGACTGTGGCCGTGAGTGTTGATGCCGTCCGGCTTTCAGAGAAGACTTGGCTGAAGGGTGTCTTGAAAGCCGTTGCTCGCTCTCTGGGACACACACAGCTTGAATCCGTCAGTGATGAAGGGGAATACGATATTTGA